Proteins encoded by one window of Arcobacter sp. LA11:
- a CDS encoding dynamin family protein: MSILSSFVKEYNDKFTEQETLYEEGLVGEIKKISDKLLESKFLPSMQLKSILDKQIRRARYPMEIAITGQFSSGKSTFLNALLSRNILPTGITPVTSKVNFINYGEEYKLKITYYSGAQEYAPIDAISDFTDQRQNEMSDIKYLTLYAPMDILKDISFVDTPGLNSQSQSDTDTTRRVLRDVGGIIWLTLIDNAGKMSEAEVLEEYMEHFKNKSLCVLNQKDKFSQEQIDTTTKYVSEKFSQYFAQVTPISAKMALESRAHHQDVLIKDKQDKLLQNIRNALSGNIASIAKDLDEYYGDLEKINNLDTSNNDKMFEESNIQEILNFINNTIRPQAEESKEFAIKKDLKGICDILIKENETIIGVYDSLCEILKNSEEDILADFENIHKTYSKELFGIYNSLEAIMEKMAHETYKSVKKQKAFRYEKKAGFLSKDNFEKIEYDTYWIDSDNVYKNLFYDDQTVDKMFKRAIKQLKEIELNSDEAFRNVYRNVKNRVHRWQEPYELIKKHREIASDAEFSTTRHFAAKVYENVLRSYHRAILENISALRKKFAYFNGALSYSYIQTTQATIAHFEQQIAESVLLYEKEPTKFSVYHPREDEVLTKLKTNFGFEKIEDFLTSKRNYLFKIIQYSKNQYLEINKDRIDFVESKKGQYIKKIEDLNQIKDEI; encoded by the coding sequence ATGAGTATTTTAAGTAGTTTTGTAAAAGAATACAATGATAAATTTACTGAACAAGAAACACTTTATGAAGAAGGATTAGTTGGAGAGATAAAAAAAATTAGTGATAAACTTCTTGAATCTAAATTTTTACCATCAATGCAATTAAAATCTATTTTAGATAAACAAATTAGACGTGCAAGATATCCAATGGAAATCGCAATTACTGGACAATTTTCTTCAGGGAAATCTACATTTTTAAATGCTTTATTATCACGTAATATCTTACCAACAGGAATTACTCCGGTTACTTCTAAAGTAAATTTTATAAATTATGGAGAAGAATATAAATTAAAAATCACATATTATTCAGGTGCGCAAGAATATGCTCCGATTGATGCAATTTCTGATTTTACAGATCAAAGACAAAATGAAATGAGTGATATTAAATATCTTACACTTTATGCACCTATGGATATTTTAAAAGATATCTCTTTTGTTGATACTCCAGGTCTAAACTCTCAATCACAAAGTGATACAGATACGACAAGAAGAGTTCTAAGAGATGTTGGAGGAATTATCTGGTTAACTTTAATTGATAATGCAGGGAAAATGTCAGAAGCAGAAGTATTAGAAGAATATATGGAACACTTTAAAAATAAATCTCTTTGTGTCCTAAATCAAAAAGATAAATTTTCACAAGAACAAATAGATACAACAACTAAATATGTAAGTGAAAAATTTTCTCAATACTTTGCACAAGTTACTCCTATATCAGCTAAAATGGCATTAGAATCAAGAGCGCATCATCAAGATGTTTTAATAAAAGATAAACAAGATAAACTTTTACAAAATATAAGAAATGCACTAAGTGGTAATATAGCTTCTATTGCAAAAGACCTTGATGAATACTATGGTGATTTAGAAAAAATTAATAATTTAGATACATCAAACAATGATAAAATGTTTGAAGAATCAAATATACAAGAAATCCTAAACTTTATTAATAATACTATACGACCGCAAGCAGAAGAGTCTAAAGAATTTGCAATCAAAAAAGATTTAAAAGGTATTTGTGATATTTTAATAAAAGAAAATGAAACAATTATTGGAGTATATGATTCTTTATGTGAAATCCTAAAAAATTCAGAAGAAGATATTTTAGCTGACTTCGAAAATATTCATAAAACCTACTCTAAAGAGTTATTTGGAATATATAACTCTCTTGAAGCAATTATGGAAAAAATGGCACACGAAACATATAAAAGTGTTAAAAAACAAAAAGCATTTAGATATGAAAAAAAGGCTGGTTTTTTAAGTAAAGACAATTTTGAAAAAATAGAATATGATACTTACTGGATTGATTCTGATAATGTATATAAAAACTTATTTTATGATGATCAAACAGTAGATAAAATGTTTAAACGTGCAATTAAGCAACTAAAAGAAATAGAGCTTAATTCTGATGAAGCATTTAGAAATGTTTATAGAAATGTAAAAAATAGAGTTCACCGATGGCAAGAACCTTATGAGTTAATAAAAAAACATAGAGAAATTGCATCAGATGCAGAGTTCTCTACAACAAGACACTTTGCAGCAAAAGTATATGAAAATGTTTTAAGATCTTACCATAGAGCTATTTTAGAAAATATTTCAGCTCTTAGAAAAAAGTTTGCTTATTTTAATGGAGCACTCTCTTATTCATATATCCAAACTACACAAGCTACAATTGCTCATTTTGAACAACAAATAGCTGAATCAGTTTTATTATATGAAAAAGAACCAACAAAATTCTCAGTTTATCATCCAAGAGAAGATGAAGTTCTTACAAAATTAAAAACAAATTTTGGATTTGAAAAAATTGAGGACTTTTTAACATCAAAAAGAAACTACTTATTTAAAATTATTCAATATTCAAAAAACCAATATCTTGAAATAAACAAAGATAGAATTGATTTTGTAGAATCTAAAAAAGGTCAATATATAAAGAAAATTGAAGATTTAAACCAAATAAAAGATGAGATTTAA
- a CDS encoding acetolactate synthase large subunit → MNASDLFIKALENEGVEYIFGIPGEENLDLLEALRKSDKIKLILTRHEQGAGFMAATYGRLTGKVGVCISTLGPGATNFATAAAYAQLGGMPMLMITGQKPIKKSKQGRFQIVDIVGMMKPMTKYAKQVVNGNNVPSMIREAFKIATTERPGAVHIEFPEDISAEEDVEDNIYPVHSYKYPKADKSSVAEAVKMIEKAKRPLLCVGGGANRTRIGSALADFVNETGIPFFSTQMGKGVIDENHKLCLSTAALSKDDFIHCAIERADLIINVGHDVIEKPPFFMENEEGATKVLHVNFFPSEVDDTYFPQLDILGDIAGNIESMTNAISKQEHWDFDYYIRLAEEIRTRLAKYFGDTRFPILPQKAVRTIRQTLDDKDIVTLDNGVYKIWFARNYRCAQPNTLLLDNALATMGAGLPSGMAAKMVKPDSKVVAVCGDGGFMMNDQEMETAVRLGLDLTVVILNDNAYGMIKWKQSGMGFDNFGLDLGNPDFVKFAESFGANGYRPTSCEDFEETLEKCVNSKGVHLIDLAVDYSLNHTILNELLAKKACMI, encoded by the coding sequence ATGAACGCATCAGACTTATTTATAAAAGCGTTAGAAAATGAAGGTGTTGAGTATATTTTTGGTATTCCAGGGGAAGAAAATCTAGACTTACTAGAAGCTCTTAGAAAATCAGATAAAATCAAACTGATTTTAACAAGACATGAACAAGGTGCAGGGTTTATGGCTGCAACTTATGGAAGATTAACAGGAAAAGTTGGAGTATGTATTTCAACACTTGGACCTGGAGCTACTAACTTTGCAACAGCAGCAGCATATGCACAACTTGGTGGTATGCCAATGCTTATGATTACAGGGCAAAAACCAATTAAAAAATCTAAACAAGGTAGATTCCAAATCGTTGATATCGTAGGAATGATGAAACCTATGACAAAATACGCTAAACAAGTTGTAAATGGTAATAATGTACCTTCAATGATTAGAGAAGCATTTAAAATTGCCACAACTGAAAGACCTGGTGCAGTTCATATTGAATTCCCTGAAGATATTTCAGCAGAAGAAGATGTAGAAGATAATATATATCCAGTTCACAGCTACAAGTATCCAAAAGCAGATAAATCATCTGTAGCAGAAGCTGTTAAAATGATTGAAAAAGCAAAAAGACCATTATTGTGTGTTGGTGGTGGAGCAAATAGAACAAGAATTGGTTCTGCTTTAGCTGACTTCGTTAATGAAACAGGAATTCCATTCTTTTCTACTCAAATGGGTAAAGGTGTAATTGATGAAAATCATAAGTTATGTTTATCAACTGCGGCACTATCAAAAGATGATTTTATTCATTGTGCAATTGAAAGAGCTGACTTAATTATCAATGTTGGTCACGACGTAATTGAAAAACCACCATTCTTTATGGAAAATGAAGAGGGAGCTACAAAAGTTTTACATGTTAATTTCTTCCCATCAGAAGTTGATGATACTTACTTCCCACAACTAGATATATTAGGAGACATTGCAGGAAATATTGAGTCAATGACAAATGCTATTTCTAAACAAGAGCACTGGGATTTTGATTATTACATTAGACTTGCTGAAGAAATTAGAACTAGACTTGCAAAATACTTTGGTGACACAAGATTCCCAATCTTACCTCAAAAGGCAGTTAGAACAATTAGACAAACTTTAGATGATAAAGATATTGTTACTTTAGATAATGGTGTATATAAAATCTGGTTTGCAAGAAACTACAGATGTGCACAACCAAACACTCTTCTTTTAGATAATGCACTTGCAACTATGGGAGCTGGACTTCCATCTGGAATGGCTGCAAAAATGGTAAAACCTGATTCAAAAGTTGTTGCTGTATGTGGTGATGGTGGATTCATGATGAATGACCAAGAGATGGAAACAGCTGTAAGACTTGGACTTGACTTAACAGTAGTTATTCTTAATGATAATGCTTACGGTATGATTAAATGGAAACAATCTGGTATGGGATTCGATAACTTTGGACTTGATTTAGGTAACCCTGATTTCGTTAAATTTGCTGAATCATTTGGAGCAAATGGATATAGACCAACTTCTTGTGAAGATTTTGAAGAAACTTTAGAAAAATGTGTTAACTCAAAAGGTGTTCACTTAATCGACCTTGCAGTTGATTATTCA
- a CDS encoding dynamin family protein: MSLANDYFLLYHGMNVEQTTTYGTTENKDKEEFFDIASLILCATRKDYEKFITLNSFKKLVTKITNKDVKNLDELYQLQYCIIDAIENDTKNCQIEKMHESFEYLKKENIIKNSDYKKLVSLFDPEELAVCNDEMDVEDELIIEDRKPFKEARLELDDLILELRDVFNSKDFKEELIQTSNYLDNQKFSIGITGVMNAGKSTMLNALMGQEILGSAVVPETANLTIVKHGKPEANVFYWNKDEWNRIENTANEIDSIKEFVNETKNIFGEELTTLIKEESHSENVDINNLAAYTSAEASGKKCNLIKYVELKSDLNFLSDGIEIVDTPGLDDPVIQREEITKEYLAQCDLMLHLMNVSQSATLKDVEFIIDALLYQNITKLLVVITRADTVSKEQLEEVINYTKSSIQRQLKAQNKDSKLDYILNSIKFIPISGKMALLHRTGKSKEAIDAGYNLEDTGILEIEEYLDETLFGIDSSKSDLIIKGAKTQLVKTIEKELKSFNYELILLSKSKDELEADLADFNKKKDANEKIFKAMNEDINIYKNDAKNYIQTLETFLSTELIDLKNIIKQRVFSDVKYSFEKTKKKPENARIKTIVETAIKDGIIDIIRDYRYKFIKKSQSIGEICEQKYQDLGFVIGHKNDNFDARGFFQDDFKAGFLTSSNEVLISKIVNEVSKSKANKLPELDRNIEIYIKDEFNPIENNIKEKANSVSQILIENFFKEIAEPLKVFEHKLKKDEKSLQDRIATFEENEVNKDEMTINIHKKIKKLELINKGLKS; encoded by the coding sequence TTGAGCTTAGCTAATGACTATTTCTTATTATATCATGGTATGAATGTAGAACAAACTACAACATATGGAACAACAGAAAATAAAGATAAAGAAGAATTTTTTGATATTGCATCACTTATACTTTGTGCAACAAGAAAAGACTACGAGAAATTTATTACTTTAAATAGTTTTAAAAAACTTGTTACAAAAATCACAAATAAAGATGTTAAAAATCTAGATGAACTATATCAACTTCAATATTGTATTATTGATGCAATTGAAAATGATACTAAAAATTGCCAAATAGAAAAAATGCATGAAAGCTTTGAATATTTAAAAAAAGAAAATATAATTAAAAACTCTGATTATAAAAAACTTGTTTCATTATTTGACCCTGAAGAATTAGCAGTTTGTAATGATGAAATGGACGTTGAAGATGAGCTAATAATTGAAGACAGAAAACCCTTTAAAGAAGCAAGATTAGAATTAGATGATTTAATACTTGAACTACGAGATGTATTTAATTCAAAAGATTTCAAAGAAGAACTAATACAAACATCAAACTATTTAGATAATCAAAAGTTCTCTATAGGAATTACAGGTGTTATGAATGCTGGTAAATCTACCATGTTAAATGCCTTAATGGGACAAGAGATACTTGGTAGTGCAGTTGTTCCTGAGACAGCAAATTTAACAATTGTGAAACATGGAAAACCAGAAGCAAATGTTTTTTATTGGAATAAAGATGAATGGAATAGAATTGAAAACACGGCAAATGAAATTGATTCTATAAAAGAGTTTGTAAATGAAACAAAAAATATTTTTGGTGAGGAGTTAACAACTTTAATAAAAGAAGAATCTCATAGTGAAAATGTTGATATAAACAATCTTGCAGCTTATACCTCAGCAGAAGCAAGTGGTAAAAAATGTAATTTAATAAAATATGTAGAATTAAAATCCGATTTAAATTTTTTAAGTGATGGTATAGAAATAGTTGATACACCAGGATTAGATGATCCAGTTATACAAAGAGAAGAAATTACAAAAGAATATCTAGCACAATGTGACTTAATGCTTCACTTAATGAATGTATCTCAAAGTGCAACACTTAAAGATGTTGAGTTTATAATTGATGCCCTACTTTATCAAAATATTACAAAACTACTTGTTGTAATTACAAGAGCAGATACAGTTTCAAAAGAGCAATTAGAAGAAGTAATTAACTATACAAAATCTTCAATCCAAAGACAATTAAAAGCACAAAACAAAGATAGTAAACTAGATTACATTCTAAATAGTATTAAATTTATTCCAATTTCTGGAAAAATGGCTTTACTTCACCGAACTGGAAAAAGTAAAGAAGCAATAGACGCTGGATATAATTTAGAAGACACAGGTATCTTAGAAATTGAAGAATATCTTGATGAAACACTTTTTGGAATTGATTCTTCAAAATCTGACTTGATTATTAAAGGTGCAAAAACTCAATTAGTAAAAACTATTGAAAAAGAGTTAAAATCTTTTAACTATGAATTAATTTTATTATCAAAATCAAAAGATGAGTTAGAAGCTGATTTAGCAGATTTTAATAAGAAAAAAGATGCAAATGAAAAAATCTTCAAAGCTATGAATGAAGATATTAATATATATAAAAATGATGCAAAAAACTATATTCAAACATTAGAAACTTTTTTAAGTACAGAACTTATTGACTTAAAAAATATAATTAAGCAAAGAGTTTTCTCTGATGTAAAATACTCTTTTGAAAAAACAAAAAAGAAACCAGAAAACGCAAGAATAAAAACTATAGTAGAAACAGCAATAAAAGATGGAATAATTGATATTATCAGAGATTATAGATATAAATTCATTAAAAAATCTCAAAGTATTGGTGAGATTTGTGAACAAAAATATCAAGACTTAGGATTTGTAATTGGTCATAAAAATGACAACTTTGATGCTAGAGGATTTTTTCAAGATGATTTTAAAGCAGGTTTTTTAACTTCATCAAATGAAGTATTAATTTCAAAAATTGTAAATGAAGTATCAAAAAGTAAGGCAAATAAACTTCCTGAACTTGATAGAAATATTGAAATTTATATAAAAGACGAATTTAATCCTATTGAAAATAATATAAAAGAAAAAGCAAATTCAGTCTCTCAAATATTAATAGAAAATTTCTTTAAAGAAATTGCTGAACCTCTAAAAGTTTTTGAACATAAACTAAAAAAAGATGAAAAGTCACTTCAAGATAGAATTGCAACATTTGAAGAAAATGAAGTAAATAAGGATGAAATGACAATTAATATTCATAAAAAAATTAAAAAACTTGAATTAATCAACAAAGGACTTAAATCATGA
- a CDS encoding fumarate reductase iron-sulfur subunit, giving the protein MSVEKGREITISVLKFNPRSAVSKPHYVDYKLEETPGMTLFIALMKIREEYDPDLSFDFVCRAGICGSCGMVVNGKPALACRTLIANYPEGKLTLLPMPAFELIKDLSVNTGKWMDAMSKRVESWIVDNGEETDIAKMEERVDPDIADQTFELDRCIECGICVASCGTMLMRPNFVGPVGMNRVARFEVDPHDKRTAEDFYELIGDDDGIFGCMSLLACEDHCPKHLPLQNKIAYLRRKLVALR; this is encoded by the coding sequence ATGAGCGTAGAAAAAGGTAGAGAAATAACGATATCAGTACTTAAGTTTAATCCAAGAAGTGCGGTTTCTAAACCTCACTACGTGGATTATAAATTAGAAGAGACTCCAGGTATGACTCTTTTCATTGCTTTAATGAAAATTAGAGAAGAATATGACCCTGACTTATCTTTTGACTTCGTATGTAGAGCAGGAATCTGTGGTTCTTGTGGTATGGTAGTAAATGGTAAACCAGCACTTGCGTGTAGAACACTTATTGCTAATTATCCAGAAGGAAAATTAACACTTCTTCCTATGCCAGCATTTGAATTAATCAAAGATTTATCAGTAAATACTGGTAAATGGATGGATGCAATGTCTAAAAGAGTTGAATCATGGATTGTTGATAATGGTGAAGAAACTGATATTGCAAAAATGGAAGAGAGAGTTGATCCAGATATTGCTGACCAAACATTTGAATTAGATAGATGTATTGAGTGTGGTATTTGTGTTGCTTCTTGTGGTACTATGTTAATGAGACCAAATTTCGTTGGACCTGTTGGAATGAACAGAGTTGCAAGATTTGAAGTTGATCCTCATGATAAGAGAACAGCAGAAGACTTCTATGAATTAATCGGAGATGACGATGGAATCTTTGGTTGTATGTCTTTACTTGCTTGTGAAGATCATTGTCCAAAACACTTACCATTACAAAATAAAATTGCTTACTTAAGAAGAAAATTAGTAGCTCTAAGATAA